Proteins from a genomic interval of Diaphorobacter sp. HDW4A:
- the dnaG gene encoding DNA primase: MSIPQTFIQDLLARTDVVDVVGHYVQLKKAGANYMGLCPFHGEKSPSFSVSPSKQFYHCFGCGKNGNAIGFLMDHAGLGFRDAVQDLAQKAGMQVPDDDDSSPQDRERAAAQRKKQATLNDVLEKAGESWRKQLRESQRAIGYFKGRGVSGAIAKKYGLGYAPEGWRNLASVFPSYDDPLLEESGLVIVGEEDDKRYDRFRDRVMFPIRNVKGECIGFGGRVLGDDKPKYLNSPETEVFHKGRELYGLFEARNAIRESGYVLVTEGYMDVVALAQLGFPNAVATLGTACTPDHVHKLFRFTDTVVFSFDGDAAGRRAARKALDGALPYASDTRSVKFLFLPSEHDPDSFVREYGTDAFARHVGDATPLSRFLVEASGEGCDLGTAEGRAHMLANARPLWGLLPDGALKRQLLGELGELGQLPAGELGQLWSQQAAQQPGRSAVRPATPGNTGAPDDAIPWGIPPDLAPWERDSESSFAPNDGYPSQGGYPSTAPQFQKKPWTPGNGKGPWKKRWGKDADLPPQPPLPRDAVAKREDHAVRLVLSHMEFLEDLSHEDHTTLCDLPTPHGPIFVWLEGQLHEHGPVAWAVLQESLSGHEHEAKIRKLMTGSHAQTEGDVAELRDELRGIVNRLLIDQLRRQENELITQAARDPAALEKYKELQTRRVALENPKLSSS; encoded by the coding sequence GTGTCCATCCCGCAAACATTCATCCAGGATCTCCTCGCGCGCACCGACGTTGTCGATGTCGTGGGCCACTACGTCCAGCTCAAGAAGGCGGGCGCGAACTACATGGGGCTGTGCCCGTTCCACGGCGAGAAGTCGCCATCGTTCAGCGTGAGCCCATCCAAACAGTTCTATCACTGTTTTGGTTGTGGCAAGAATGGCAACGCCATTGGCTTTCTGATGGACCACGCCGGCCTTGGCTTTCGCGATGCGGTGCAGGATCTCGCCCAGAAGGCGGGCATGCAGGTACCGGACGACGACGATTCATCGCCCCAGGACCGAGAGCGCGCGGCCGCCCAGCGCAAAAAGCAGGCAACGCTCAACGACGTGCTTGAAAAGGCAGGTGAATCCTGGCGCAAGCAACTGCGCGAATCACAGCGTGCGATTGGCTACTTCAAGGGGCGCGGCGTATCAGGCGCCATCGCCAAGAAGTACGGCCTTGGCTACGCGCCCGAGGGCTGGCGCAATCTGGCGAGCGTTTTCCCAAGCTACGACGACCCGCTGCTTGAAGAGAGCGGCCTGGTGATCGTCGGTGAGGAAGACGACAAGCGCTATGACCGTTTCCGCGACCGGGTGATGTTCCCGATCCGCAACGTCAAGGGCGAATGTATCGGCTTTGGCGGTCGGGTGCTGGGCGACGACAAGCCCAAGTACCTGAATTCGCCCGAAACCGAAGTCTTCCACAAGGGCCGCGAGCTCTACGGCCTGTTCGAGGCCCGCAACGCGATCCGCGAATCGGGCTATGTGCTGGTCACCGAAGGCTATATGGACGTGGTGGCGCTGGCGCAGCTCGGCTTTCCGAATGCGGTGGCGACTCTGGGCACGGCCTGCACGCCGGACCATGTGCACAAACTCTTTCGCTTCACCGACACCGTGGTGTTCAGCTTCGACGGCGACGCGGCCGGGCGGCGCGCGGCGCGCAAGGCACTCGACGGAGCCCTGCCCTATGCGAGCGACACGCGCAGCGTGAAGTTTCTGTTTTTGCCGAGCGAGCACGATCCTGACAGCTTCGTGCGCGAATACGGCACCGACGCCTTCGCGCGCCACGTGGGCGACGCGACGCCGCTGAGCCGCTTTCTGGTCGAGGCGTCCGGTGAGGGCTGCGATCTGGGAACGGCCGAGGGCCGCGCCCACATGCTGGCCAATGCGCGCCCGCTCTGGGGCCTGCTGCCCGATGGCGCGCTCAAGCGGCAGTTGCTGGGCGAGCTCGGCGAACTGGGGCAGCTTCCTGCAGGCGAACTGGGCCAACTCTGGTCGCAACAAGCCGCACAGCAGCCAGGTCGTAGCGCTGTTCGCCCAGCAACGCCAGGCAACACGGGCGCGCCGGATGACGCCATACCCTGGGGTATTCCGCCCGATCTGGCTCCCTGGGAGCGCGACAGCGAGTCTTCGTTCGCGCCGAATGACGGCTACCCTTCTCAGGGCGGCTATCCATCGACCGCGCCACAGTTTCAGAAAAAGCCTTGGACTCCCGGCAACGGCAAGGGCCCTTGGAAAAAGCGCTGGGGCAAGGACGCCGATCTGCCGCCGCAGCCGCCACTCCCGCGCGACGCCGTCGCCAAGCGCGAGGATCATGCGGTGCGGCTGGTGCTCTCGCACATGGAATTCCTCGAAGATCTGTCGCACGAAGACCACACCACGCTGTGCGATCTGCCCACCCCGCATGGGCCGATCTTCGTCTGGCTCGAAGGTCAACTCCACGAGCATGGCCCGGTCGCGTGGGCGGTACTGCAGGAGTCGCTTTCCGGGCATGAGCATGAGGCCAAGATCCGCAAGCTGATGACCGGCTCACACGCCCAGACGGAAGGGGACGTGGCCGAGTTGCGCGATGAGCTTCGCGGCATCGTCAACCGGCTGCTGATCGACCAGCTTCGACGTCAGGAAAACGAGCTAATCACGCAGGCGGCACGCGATCCTGCAGCGCTTGAAAAATACAAAGAGTTACAAACTCGACGAGTAGCACTGGAAAACCCCAAGCTGTCAAGCTCTTGA
- a CDS encoding tripartite tricarboxylate transporter substrate binding protein, whose product MDRRRWLLGGVALACTGLAPLRWAHANTNTGPHLGEKLHIVIPANPGGGWDQTGRALGAALVDSGVVGRVSYENIGGKGGTIGLARYVEQYAAASDTLLIGGMVMVGAIALQKPPVDMRQIRPLARLTSDYLVVAVAADSPIRDAKGLMQAMRSDMQSLTVAGGSAGGVDHMFAGMLARAAKVPPDQLQYKPFPGGNDVVDSVLSKQSQVAISGFSEMSEALSSGRLHALGVSARKRIYGLPSFKDMGVDAAMANWRAVFTGNEVPDERCRQLLVAIEYATARESWKRSLQANRWDPSWQSGKDFTEFLTMENTTAQVMNYLLKLKG is encoded by the coding sequence ATGGATCGCCGCCGCTGGCTACTCGGCGGCGTGGCTCTCGCCTGCACCGGACTGGCGCCACTGCGATGGGCCCACGCCAACACCAACACAGGCCCGCATCTCGGCGAGAAGCTGCACATCGTGATCCCGGCAAATCCCGGTGGCGGCTGGGACCAGACCGGCCGAGCGCTCGGCGCGGCGCTGGTGGACAGCGGTGTAGTGGGTCGGGTGAGCTACGAGAACATCGGAGGCAAGGGCGGCACCATCGGGCTTGCGCGCTATGTAGAGCAATACGCCGCAGCGTCCGACACGCTGCTGATCGGCGGCATGGTGATGGTGGGCGCAATCGCGCTGCAAAAGCCCCCCGTGGACATGCGCCAGATCCGTCCATTGGCGCGGCTGACGAGCGACTATCTGGTGGTCGCCGTGGCGGCCGATTCACCGATCCGCGATGCAAAAGGGCTTATGCAGGCGATGCGCAGCGACATGCAGTCGCTCACCGTGGCGGGTGGCTCTGCCGGTGGCGTAGATCACATGTTCGCGGGCATGCTGGCGCGCGCCGCCAAGGTGCCGCCCGATCAACTGCAGTACAAGCCCTTTCCCGGCGGCAACGATGTGGTCGATTCTGTTCTGAGCAAGCAGTCTCAGGTGGCGATCTCGGGCTTCAGCGAGATGAGCGAGGCCCTGTCGTCGGGCCGCCTGCATGCGCTGGGCGTGTCCGCGCGCAAGCGGATCTACGGCCTGCCCTCGTTCAAGGACATGGGCGTGGATGCCGCCATGGCGAACTGGCGCGCCGTGTTCACGGGCAACGAGGTGCCTGATGAGCGCTGTCGCCAATTGCTTGTCGCCATCGAGTACGCTACGGCGCGTGAGAGCTGGAAGCGCAGTCTGCAAGCCAACCGCTGGGACCCCTCCTGGCAAAGCGGCAAGGATTTCACCGAGTTTCTGACCATGGAAAACACCACCGCTCAGGTGATGAATTACCTGTTGAAACTCAAGGGCTGA
- a CDS encoding substrate-binding domain-containing protein yields the protein MNSPLIHLRGISSMATRHVLSELSQTCPVAGISLQFESVGGVDATRRLAAGEPFDLVVLDANALAALAQSGHVLPGSLMELAASATAVAVRCDVAVPDISTPKALRAALLAAEKIGYSSGPSGTALMALFERWSIADDVADRLVKAPAGVPVGKLLAEGSVNIGFQQLSELLGIEGIAILGAMPAGCEIVTTFSGAVGSSCQHVEAAHKALDFLASSFEAQTVKRRHGMA from the coding sequence GTGAACAGCCCGCTCATCCATCTGCGCGGCATTTCGTCGATGGCCACGCGCCATGTGTTGTCCGAGCTTTCACAAACCTGCCCAGTTGCCGGAATTTCCCTGCAGTTCGAATCGGTGGGGGGCGTCGATGCAACGCGACGTCTTGCTGCGGGGGAGCCTTTTGATCTGGTGGTACTGGACGCGAATGCGCTCGCCGCTCTGGCGCAGTCGGGCCATGTACTGCCGGGTTCTTTGATGGAGCTTGCCGCGTCCGCCACGGCGGTGGCCGTGCGTTGTGATGTAGCGGTGCCCGATATCTCCACTCCCAAAGCGTTGCGCGCGGCCCTGCTGGCTGCGGAAAAAATTGGATATTCAAGTGGCCCGAGCGGCACAGCGCTGATGGCGTTGTTCGAGCGCTGGAGCATTGCAGACGACGTCGCAGATCGCCTTGTGAAGGCACCTGCCGGCGTGCCTGTGGGCAAGCTGCTGGCCGAGGGCTCGGTCAACATCGGCTTTCAGCAGCTGAGCGAATTGCTTGGCATCGAAGGCATTGCCATTCTCGGCGCCATGCCCGCCGGTTGCGAGATCGTCACTACGTTTTCGGGTGCGGTGGGATCGTCATGCCAACACGTTGAGGCAGCACACAAGGCGCTGGATTTCTTGGCCTCATCGTTCGAGGCGCAGACGGTGAAACGGCGTCACGGCATGGCCTGA
- a CDS encoding acyl-CoA synthetase, with product MSTSIYDQNLSQNEANHAALTPLSFIERTAEVYPDRLAVIYGDLRRTWGETYARCRQLASSLQKAGVGKNDTVAVMLPNTPPMVEAHFGVPMSGAVLNTLNTRLDPETIAFMLDHGEAKVLIVDPEFSPLVAKALPLRKHTAPLLVIEVEDASYGAPAQSVGTQTYDAFVAAGDAAFEWKVPGDEWDAIALNYTSGTTGNPKGVVYHHRGATINAISNVLEWDMPKHAVYLWTLPMFHCNGWCFPWTVAARAAVNVCLRRVEAQAIFDAIRNHGVTHYCGAPIVHGLLVNAPAAMKEGVPAGVKAMVAGAAPPAAMIEGMEAMGFDITHVYGLTEVYGPATVCAKHQEWDALDIGERARLNARQGVRYHLQRSAAVLDPETMVPVPHDGETMGEIMFQGNIAMKGYLKNPHATDEAFRGGWFHSGDLAVQYPDGYIKIKDRSKDIIISGGENISSIEVEDVLYRHPDVLAAAVVAKPDPKWGETPCAFVELKDGATTTVEDIVAHCKKHLAGYKVPRAVVFGDLPKTSTGKIQKFELRKQAGSASAIDG from the coding sequence GTGTCCACGAGCATTTACGACCAGAATTTGTCCCAGAACGAAGCCAACCACGCCGCTCTCACGCCGTTGTCCTTCATCGAGCGCACTGCCGAGGTCTACCCGGACCGGCTGGCGGTGATCTATGGTGACCTGCGCCGCACCTGGGGCGAGACCTATGCGCGCTGCCGCCAGCTGGCCAGCAGCCTGCAGAAGGCGGGCGTGGGCAAGAACGACACCGTGGCCGTGATGCTGCCGAACACGCCGCCGATGGTGGAGGCGCACTTCGGCGTGCCGATGTCGGGCGCGGTGCTCAACACGCTGAACACCCGGCTTGATCCCGAGACCATCGCCTTCATGCTCGACCATGGCGAAGCCAAGGTGCTGATCGTCGATCCGGAGTTCTCGCCGCTGGTCGCCAAGGCCCTGCCGCTGCGCAAGCACACTGCGCCGCTGCTCGTCATTGAGGTGGAAGACGCGAGCTACGGCGCGCCCGCGCAGTCGGTGGGAACGCAGACCTATGACGCCTTTGTGGCGGCGGGCGATGCCGCATTCGAATGGAAGGTGCCCGGTGACGAGTGGGACGCCATTGCGCTGAACTACACCAGCGGCACTACCGGTAACCCCAAGGGCGTGGTCTACCACCACCGCGGAGCGACGATCAACGCGATCAGCAACGTGCTCGAATGGGACATGCCCAAGCACGCCGTCTACCTGTGGACGCTGCCCATGTTCCACTGCAACGGCTGGTGCTTTCCGTGGACGGTGGCAGCGCGCGCAGCGGTCAACGTCTGCCTGCGCCGCGTGGAAGCGCAGGCGATCTTCGACGCGATCCGCAACCATGGCGTCACCCACTACTGCGGCGCGCCCATCGTGCACGGCCTGCTGGTGAACGCTCCGGCGGCGATGAAGGAGGGCGTGCCTGCTGGTGTGAAGGCCATGGTCGCGGGCGCTGCGCCTCCAGCCGCGATGATCGAGGGCATGGAGGCCATGGGCTTCGATATCACCCATGTCTACGGCCTCACCGAGGTATACGGCCCCGCGACGGTCTGCGCCAAGCACCAGGAATGGGATGCGCTCGACATCGGCGAACGCGCGCGCCTCAATGCACGCCAAGGCGTGCGCTACCACCTGCAGCGCTCGGCCGCCGTGCTCGATCCTGAGACGATGGTGCCCGTGCCACACGATGGCGAGACCATGGGCGAGATCATGTTCCAGGGCAACATCGCCATGAAGGGCTATCTCAAGAACCCCCATGCTACTGACGAGGCCTTCCGTGGCGGCTGGTTCCATTCGGGGGATCTGGCCGTGCAGTACCCCGACGGCTACATCAAGATCAAGGATCGCAGCAAGGACATCATCATCTCGGGCGGCGAGAACATTTCGTCCATCGAGGTGGAAGACGTGCTGTACCGCCATCCTGACGTGCTCGCCGCCGCTGTGGTCGCCAAGCCTGACCCCAAGTGGGGTGAAACCCCATGCGCCTTCGTCGAGCTGAAGGACGGCGCCACGACAACGGTGGAAGACATCGTCGCCCATTGCAAGAAGCATCTGGCGGGCTACAAGGTCCCGCGTGCGGTGGTGTTTGGCGACCTGCCCAAGACCAGCACCGGCAAGATCCAGAAGTTCGAACTGCGCAAGCAGGCAGGGTCAGCGTCGGCGATTGACGGCTGA
- a CDS encoding ketopantoate reductase family protein: protein MGAGAVGCYFGAMLARAGHHVTLIGRQAHVEAVLKRGLRFQTATEDLYVPMTASTDVGAVQGADVVLFCVKSTDTEAAAKQLQPYLSPGALVLTLQNGVDNDERARSVLGEQNPVAAAVVYVATAMPGPGHVRHFGRGELVIAPSPLSELIALQFPAAGIPTQISDNVRGALWAKLIINCAYNALSALTQMPYGWLVDQKTSGVNPLIDEIVAECMAVAKADDVQLPENMLDMVHGLPKTMPGQLSSTAQDLARNKQTEIDHLNGYVVARGQALGIATPVNNTLLILVRLAQTPRGTPAH, encoded by the coding sequence ATGGGCGCGGGCGCAGTGGGCTGCTATTTCGGTGCGATGCTCGCACGCGCGGGGCACCATGTGACTCTGATTGGCAGGCAGGCCCATGTGGAGGCGGTGCTCAAGCGCGGTCTGCGTTTTCAAACTGCGACCGAAGACCTCTACGTGCCGATGACCGCGAGCACCGATGTCGGTGCCGTGCAGGGTGCGGACGTAGTGCTGTTCTGCGTGAAGTCCACTGACACCGAGGCCGCCGCAAAGCAGCTGCAGCCCTACCTGTCTCCAGGCGCGTTGGTGCTTACGCTGCAGAACGGCGTGGACAACGACGAACGCGCGCGCTCAGTACTCGGCGAGCAGAACCCGGTCGCCGCTGCGGTGGTCTACGTGGCCACCGCAATGCCCGGCCCCGGTCATGTACGGCACTTCGGCCGCGGCGAACTCGTCATCGCCCCCTCGCCGCTCAGCGAACTGATTGCGCTGCAATTTCCCGCAGCGGGCATTCCCACGCAGATTTCCGACAACGTGCGCGGCGCGCTCTGGGCCAAGCTCATCATCAACTGCGCCTACAACGCGCTGTCGGCACTTACGCAGATGCCCTATGGCTGGCTGGTCGATCAAAAGACCAGCGGCGTCAATCCTCTGATCGACGAAATCGTCGCCGAATGCATGGCGGTCGCCAAGGCTGATGATGTTCAGCTCCCAGAGAACATGCTGGATATGGTGCACGGCCTGCCGAAGACCATGCCGGGTCAACTTTCGTCTACCGCCCAGGATCTGGCGCGCAACAAGCAGACCGAGATCGATCATCTGAACGGCTATGTGGTGGCGCGCGGCCAGGCGCTCGGCATTGCGACGCCAGTGAACAACACGCTGTTGATTTTGGTGCGCCTGGCCCAGACACCGCGCGGCACGCCCGCGCACTGA
- the rpoD gene encoding RNA polymerase sigma factor RpoD: MPAQKSAKPAKTAPASGSAAKTVAKTVKPVTKAAVKSVAKAPAKAAPVKKVVAKPAKATKKEEVKTVPAKKSVASAETTDELKKKPARGAAADAGDDETTAKKRPGRPAKADAEGKAPAKRGRKPKAKDGESSEDDADLSDIESDLEGEPEAEAEQTQAATVEKVKPLRMKISKAKERALMKEFGLDETVLSEEDMAKRRSQLKKLITLGKTRGYLTQVEISDHLPDKLVDAETMEVVVTMLNDMGVAVYEQTPDAETLFQNNVTPTATTVEEAEEEAEAALSTVDSEFGRTTDPVRMYMREMGTVELLTREGEIEIAKRIEGGLQDMMEAISASPATIAEILSMGEEIREGKVVISTIVDGFSNPNEADDYVAEEDFDEFDEDDDDDGKGGSKALTKKLEELKNEALRRFDVLRGHFEKMHKVYDKDGYGGAVYMKIQQEISAELMTVRFTAKTIEKLCDMLRAQVDDVRKKERELRRIIVDKCGMPQETFIKDFPPNLLNLQWVEKQAASGKPWSNILSRNIPPVQELQQRLMDLQSRVVVPLTELKDINKRMNAGEAASRDAKKEMIEANLRLVISIAKKYTNRGLQFLDLIQEGNIGLMKAVDKFEYRRGYKFSTYATWWIRQAITRSIADQARTIRIPVHMIETINKMNRISRQHLQEFGFEPDASILAAKMEIPEDKIRKIMKIAKEPISMETPIGDDDDSHLGDFIEDSNNTAPVDAAMQAGLRDVVKDILDGLTPREAKVLRMRFGIEMSTDHTLEEVGKQFDVTRERIRQIEAKALRKLKHPSRSDKLRSFIDSL; the protein is encoded by the coding sequence ATGCCTGCTCAAAAGTCCGCGAAGCCAGCCAAGACCGCTCCAGCCAGTGGCTCGGCTGCGAAGACCGTTGCCAAGACCGTTAAGCCCGTTACCAAAGCTGCTGTGAAATCCGTTGCCAAGGCCCCCGCCAAAGCCGCGCCTGTGAAGAAGGTCGTGGCCAAGCCCGCCAAGGCAACCAAGAAAGAAGAAGTCAAGACCGTGCCTGCCAAGAAATCTGTTGCCTCTGCAGAAACCACTGATGAATTGAAGAAGAAACCTGCTCGCGGCGCTGCCGCTGACGCGGGCGACGACGAGACCACCGCCAAGAAGCGCCCCGGCCGCCCCGCAAAGGCTGATGCCGAAGGCAAGGCGCCCGCCAAGCGCGGCCGCAAGCCAAAGGCCAAGGATGGCGAGAGCTCCGAAGACGATGCCGATCTGTCGGACATCGAATCCGATCTCGAAGGCGAACCCGAGGCGGAAGCCGAGCAGACACAGGCTGCGACCGTCGAAAAGGTCAAGCCGCTGCGCATGAAGATCAGCAAGGCCAAGGAACGCGCCTTGATGAAGGAATTCGGCCTGGACGAAACCGTCCTCTCCGAAGAAGACATGGCCAAGCGTCGTTCGCAGCTCAAGAAGCTGATCACGCTGGGTAAGACGCGCGGCTACCTCACCCAAGTCGAAATCTCCGACCACTTGCCCGACAAGCTGGTCGATGCGGAAACGATGGAAGTCGTGGTTACCATGTTGAACGACATGGGCGTGGCCGTGTACGAGCAGACTCCCGACGCGGAAACCCTGTTCCAGAACAACGTCACTCCGACCGCAACGACCGTCGAAGAAGCCGAAGAAGAAGCCGAAGCGGCTCTGTCAACGGTGGATTCCGAGTTCGGCCGCACGACCGACCCCGTCCGCATGTATATGCGTGAAATGGGCACGGTCGAACTGCTGACTCGCGAAGGCGAAATCGAAATCGCCAAGCGCATCGAAGGTGGTCTGCAGGACATGATGGAGGCGATCTCCGCATCGCCCGCCACCATTGCCGAAATCCTCTCGATGGGCGAAGAAATCCGTGAAGGCAAGGTCGTGATCTCGACCATCGTCGACGGCTTCTCCAACCCCAACGAAGCCGACGATTACGTGGCCGAAGAAGACTTCGACGAATTCGACGAAGACGACGACGACGACGGCAAGGGCGGCTCCAAGGCGCTGACCAAGAAGCTCGAAGAACTCAAGAATGAAGCCCTGCGCCGTTTCGACGTGCTGCGCGGCCACTTCGAGAAGATGCACAAGGTCTACGACAAGGACGGCTACGGCGGCGCCGTGTACATGAAGATTCAGCAGGAAATCTCTGCCGAACTCATGACCGTCCGCTTCACCGCCAAGACGATTGAAAAGCTGTGCGACATGCTGCGCGCCCAGGTAGACGACGTGCGCAAGAAGGAACGCGAACTGCGCCGCATCATCGTGGACAAGTGCGGCATGCCGCAGGAAACCTTCATCAAGGACTTCCCGCCCAATCTGCTGAACCTGCAATGGGTCGAGAAGCAGGCCGCATCCGGCAAGCCATGGAGCAATATCCTCTCGCGCAACATTCCGCCCGTGCAGGAACTCCAGCAGCGCCTGATGGACCTGCAGTCGCGCGTGGTCGTGCCGCTCACCGAGCTCAAGGACATCAACAAGCGCATGAACGCCGGTGAAGCCGCGTCGCGCGATGCCAAGAAGGAAATGATCGAGGCCAACTTGCGTCTCGTGATCTCCATCGCCAAGAAGTACACGAACCGTGGTCTGCAGTTCCTCGACTTGATCCAGGAAGGCAACATCGGCCTGATGAAGGCCGTGGACAAGTTCGAATACCGCCGTGGCTACAAGTTCTCGACCTATGCCACCTGGTGGATCCGCCAGGCCATCACGCGCTCCATCGCTGATCAGGCCCGCACGATCCGCATCCCGGTGCACATGATCGAAACCATCAACAAGATGAACCGTATCTCGCGCCAGCACTTGCAAGAGTTCGGCTTCGAGCCCGATGCGTCCATCCTGGCAGCCAAGATGGAGATCCCGGAAGACAAGATCCGCAAGATCATGAAGATTGCCAAGGAGCCGATCTCGATGGAAACCCCCATCGGCGACGACGACGACAGCCATCTGGGCGATTTCATCGAGGACAGCAACAACACCGCACCGGTCGATGCGGCGATGCAAGCCGGTCTGCGCGATGTCGTCAAGGATATCCTCGACGGCCTGACCCCACGCGAAGCCAAGGTGCTGCGCATGCGCTTCGGCATTGAAATGTCCACCGACCACACGCTGGAAGAAGTGGGCAAGCAGTTCGACGTGACCCGCGAACGCATCCGCCAGATCGAAGCGAAGGCGCTGCGCAAGTTGAAGCACCCAAGCCGCTCCGACAAGCTGCGCAGCTTCATCGACTCGCTGTAA
- a CDS encoding IclR family transcriptional regulator, whose product MLAVLDLFTSETPVWTAESIATRLDCSIPTAYRYLRELGDCDLLRSAAAGQYVLGTRIIELDYQMRRGDPLLQAATRPMRELAEQAECDVALTALSSQHLLTIHYESSHTEMRASYGRGRRMPTFRGSASLALLSALGKPALRKLHGANLDEAQNTPGAETLDALSLLLRDVRKTGYATSVGALDSQNAGLAIAVTSEEHNVLASLGFVMSLQRFQTLESQRAANMLHQCAQEILLNLSAATVSGPL is encoded by the coding sequence ATGCTTGCGGTCCTTGATCTGTTCACCAGCGAAACGCCGGTATGGACCGCCGAATCGATTGCCACGCGGCTGGACTGCTCAATTCCCACCGCCTATCGCTATCTGCGCGAGTTGGGCGACTGCGACCTGCTGCGCAGCGCCGCTGCCGGGCAATACGTGCTGGGCACGCGCATCATCGAACTGGACTACCAGATGCGCCGTGGAGACCCGCTGTTGCAGGCCGCCACGCGCCCGATGCGCGAGCTCGCAGAGCAGGCCGAGTGTGATGTCGCGTTGACCGCATTGAGCAGCCAGCACCTGCTGACGATTCACTACGAATCCAGCCACACAGAAATGCGCGCCAGCTACGGACGCGGCCGCCGCATGCCGACGTTTCGCGGCTCCGCATCGCTCGCGCTGCTCTCGGCTCTGGGCAAGCCCGCGCTGCGCAAGCTGCATGGGGCCAATCTCGACGAAGCACAGAACACCCCGGGTGCAGAGACGCTGGATGCCCTCAGCCTGCTGCTCAGGGATGTCCGCAAGACGGGCTACGCGACCAGCGTGGGGGCGCTTGACAGCCAGAACGCCGGTTTGGCCATCGCGGTAACGAGCGAGGAACACAATGTCCTCGCGTCGCTGGGTTTCGTGATGTCGCTGCAGCGCTTTCAGACTCTGGAGAGCCAGCGCGCGGCGAACATGCTGCACCAGTGCGCACAGGAGATTCTGCTGAACCTCTCTGCAGCAACGGTCAGCGGGCCGCTCTGA
- a CDS encoding SDR family NAD(P)-dependent oxidoreductase, whose product MKRLIGRTAFISGGLGGMGMAIAHRLISEGANVVLGDVAEPQPGSFDACFGELPHPQVVRLDVTSQASWKAAIAKTIALHGSLDVLVNNAGVVMRGAHAFDEIPLDEWQRVFSINVDGVFLGLQTAIGAMKSNARGGSIVNLGSVASQVGSKDAGAYGASKAAVTNMTKQAALSAARFGYRVRVNAVHPGYVWTPLIEQKLIGQFGSLEAAQIAVRAMNPMGDIVTPDDVAASIAFLASDDARMITGADLVIDGGRLIQ is encoded by the coding sequence ATGAAACGTCTTATCGGCCGTACGGCCTTCATTTCCGGTGGCCTTGGCGGCATGGGCATGGCGATTGCACATCGCCTCATCAGCGAAGGCGCGAACGTCGTGCTCGGCGACGTGGCCGAGCCGCAGCCCGGCAGCTTCGATGCCTGTTTCGGCGAGCTGCCGCACCCTCAGGTGGTGCGCCTCGATGTCACCAGCCAAGCCAGCTGGAAAGCGGCGATTGCGAAAACCATCGCGCTTCATGGCTCGCTCGATGTACTGGTCAACAACGCGGGTGTGGTGATGCGCGGTGCGCATGCGTTCGACGAAATTCCGCTGGATGAATGGCAGCGTGTCTTTTCGATCAACGTGGACGGCGTGTTCCTCGGCCTGCAGACGGCCATCGGTGCGATGAAATCCAATGCACGCGGCGGCAGCATCGTCAACCTCGGATCGGTCGCGAGCCAGGTTGGCTCGAAAGATGCGGGGGCCTACGGCGCGAGCAAGGCCGCCGTGACCAACATGACCAAACAGGCCGCCTTGAGCGCCGCACGCTTTGGCTACCGGGTGCGGGTGAACGCGGTACACCCCGGCTACGTGTGGACACCGCTGATCGAGCAGAAGCTGATCGGGCAGTTCGGCAGTCTGGAAGCTGCGCAGATTGCGGTGCGCGCGATGAACCCCATGGGTGACATCGTCACGCCGGATGACGTGGCGGCCTCCATCGCCTTCCTGGCATCGGACGATGCACGCATGATCACAGGAGCCGATCTGGTGATCGATGGCGGCCGTCTGATTCAGTAG